A region from the Triticum aestivum cultivar Chinese Spring chromosome 3D, IWGSC CS RefSeq v2.1, whole genome shotgun sequence genome encodes:
- the LOC123078784 gene encoding protein DEHYDRATION-INDUCED 19 homolog 3 isoform X2 has translation MDSEHWISRLAAAKRFYAAQLGHIDDMSGMGMEEVDMDMEDDGEMDMEMEMQMEEARWPEVACPYCYEDYDLGSLCVHLEEDHPYEPHPAPCPICSEKITRDMLNHITMHHGYLFKALLGGGHSHRSRNTTAATTNIYADPLLSSFGLGFATSDAEEPSKSSVPVLDDTSILKEAPPQPWESSIDSSLTSEEREQKRKQATSRATFVQDLVLSTLFGDD, from the exons ATGGACTCGGAGCACTGGAtctcgcgcctcgccgccgccaagcGCTTCTATGCCGCGCAGCTCGGCCACATCGACG ATATGTCGGGGATGGGGATGGAGGAAGTGGACATGGACATGGAGGACGACGGGGAGATGGACATGGAGATGGAGATGCAGATGGAGGAGGCAAGATGGCCGGAGGTCGCCTGCCCCTACTGCTACGAGGACTACGACCTCGGCTCCCTCTGCGTCCACCTCGAGGAGGACCACCCCTACGAGCCACACCCCGCG CCTTGCCCCATCTGCTCTGAAAAGATTACAAGAGATATGCTAAATCATATCACCATGCATCATGGTTACTTGTTCAAG GCGCTTCTAGGAGGCGGTCATAGTCATAGGTCAAGGAACACCACCGCTGCCACTACAAATATTTATGCTGATCCACTGCTTTCATCGTTTGGCCTGGGTTTTGCAACATCAGATGCCGAAGAACCATCGAAATCATCAGTTCCGGTTCTCGATGATACTTCAATTCTTAAGGAGGCACCTCCTCAACCTTGGGAATCAAG TATTGACTCGTCCCTCACAAGTGAGGAAAGGGAACAAAAGCGGAAACAAGCCACAAGCAGGGCGACCTTTGTGCAAGACCTGGTCCTCTCCACTTTATTTGGAGACGACTGA
- the LOC123078784 gene encoding protein DEHYDRATION-INDUCED 19 homolog 3 isoform X1, translating into MDSEHWISRLAAAKRFYAAQLGHIDDMSGMGMEEVDMDMEDDGEMDMEMEMQMEEARWPEVACPYCYEDYDLGSLCVHLEEDHPYEPHPAPCPICSEKITRDMLNHITMHHGYLFKNVSRLRRFVIPERRALPLLSRDLRDAHLQALLGGGHSHRSRNTTAATTNIYADPLLSSFGLGFATSDAEEPSKSSVPVLDDTSILKEAPPQPWESSIDSSLTSEEREQKRKQATSRATFVQDLVLSTLFGDD; encoded by the exons ATGGACTCGGAGCACTGGAtctcgcgcctcgccgccgccaagcGCTTCTATGCCGCGCAGCTCGGCCACATCGACG ATATGTCGGGGATGGGGATGGAGGAAGTGGACATGGACATGGAGGACGACGGGGAGATGGACATGGAGATGGAGATGCAGATGGAGGAGGCAAGATGGCCGGAGGTCGCCTGCCCCTACTGCTACGAGGACTACGACCTCGGCTCCCTCTGCGTCCACCTCGAGGAGGACCACCCCTACGAGCCACACCCCGCG CCTTGCCCCATCTGCTCTGAAAAGATTACAAGAGATATGCTAAATCATATCACCATGCATCATGGTTACTTGTTCAAG AATGTCAGCCGGTTGCGCAGATTCGTTATTCCCGAGCGCCGTGCACTTCCTTTACTGAGCCGAGATCTACGTGATGCTCATTTGCAGGCGCTTCTAGGAGGCGGTCATAGTCATAGGTCAAGGAACACCACCGCTGCCACTACAAATATTTATGCTGATCCACTGCTTTCATCGTTTGGCCTGGGTTTTGCAACATCAGATGCCGAAGAACCATCGAAATCATCAGTTCCGGTTCTCGATGATACTTCAATTCTTAAGGAGGCACCTCCTCAACCTTGGGAATCAAG TATTGACTCGTCCCTCACAAGTGAGGAAAGGGAACAAAAGCGGAAACAAGCCACAAGCAGGGCGACCTTTGTGCAAGACCTGGTCCTCTCCACTTTATTTGGAGACGACTGA